One segment of Pseudooceanicola aestuarii DNA contains the following:
- a CDS encoding TRAP transporter large permease, translated as MSPEILTLGMFGSLVLLIVLGVSLSFALGGVAVAFTLIMYGSGGLFPMVSAVFGTMWSVLLAAVPLFIFIGVTLSRSRISSDLYHAFHLWSGRVNGGLLLGTAGFAAVLSAMTGSCAASTLTTGKIGMPAMERLGYDRGFALGTIAAAGTLGIIIPPSITLIVIGMTTGLSIGRLFMGGLIAGLLVLAVICAHVAIHAWRHPEAAPAIGHRVPLKDKLWSLRSVLAPLTIIVVVLASIFLGLATPTEAAAVGAVTVVLAVAAQGEVTLRFLREVCFETAVTTGMVIWIVFGATAFVSVYSAAGGISFMQSYLTELDLSPWMLMILMQLVVLVLGMFLDPLGIILLVLPMCFPVVVQLGFDPLWFCIIFQLNLCIGYITPPFGYNIFYLKTICPEASIVELYRAVLPYVALMILCGALLMAFPGILVQGTAWLTAG; from the coding sequence ATGAGCCCTGAAATCCTGACCCTCGGCATGTTCGGCAGCCTGGTGCTGCTGATCGTCCTCGGCGTGTCGCTGTCCTTTGCCCTGGGCGGGGTGGCGGTGGCGTTCACCCTGATCATGTACGGATCGGGGGGACTGTTTCCCATGGTCTCCGCCGTGTTCGGCACCATGTGGTCCGTGCTGCTGGCGGCGGTGCCGCTGTTCATCTTCATCGGGGTCACGCTGTCCCGCTCCCGCATCTCCAGCGATCTGTACCACGCGTTCCACCTTTGGTCGGGCCGGGTGAACGGCGGGCTGTTGCTGGGCACCGCCGGATTTGCCGCCGTGCTGTCGGCGATGACGGGCAGCTGCGCCGCCTCCACCCTGACGACGGGCAAGATCGGGATGCCCGCGATGGAGCGGCTGGGCTATGACCGGGGCTTTGCCCTGGGCACCATCGCGGCGGCCGGCACGCTGGGCATCATCATCCCGCCTTCGATCACGCTGATCGTCATCGGCATGACGACGGGCCTGTCCATCGGGCGGCTGTTCATGGGCGGGCTGATCGCCGGTCTGCTGGTGCTGGCGGTGATCTGCGCCCATGTCGCGATCCACGCCTGGCGCCACCCCGAGGCCGCGCCCGCCATCGGCCACCGCGTTCCGCTGAAGGACAAGCTATGGTCGCTCAGGTCGGTGCTGGCGCCGCTGACCATCATCGTGGTGGTGCTGGCCTCCATTTTCCTGGGCCTCGCCACCCCGACCGAGGCCGCCGCCGTCGGCGCGGTTACCGTGGTGCTGGCCGTCGCTGCGCAGGGGGAGGTGACACTGAGATTCCTGCGCGAGGTCTGTTTCGAGACGGCGGTGACCACCGGCATGGTGATCTGGATCGTCTTCGGCGCGACCGCCTTTGTCTCCGTCTACTCGGCTGCGGGGGGCATCTCCTTCATGCAGAGCTACCTGACCGAGCTGGACCTCTCCCCCTGGATGCTGATGATCCTGATGCAGCTGGTGGTGCTGGTGCTGGGGATGTTCCTGGATCCGCTGGGGATCATCCTGCTGGTCCTGCCGATGTGTTTCCCGGTGGTGGTGCAGCTGGGGTTCGATCCGCTGTGGTTCTGCATCATCTTCCAGCTGAACCTGTGCATCGGCTACATCACCCCGCCGTTCGGCTACAACATCTTCTACCTCAAGACGATCTGTCCCGAGGCCAGCATCGTCGAGCTGTACCGCGCCGTTCTGCCCTATGTGGCGCTGATGATCCTGTGCGGTGCGCTGTTGATGGCCTTTCCCGGAATACTGGTGCAGGGCACGGCCTGGCTGACCGCCGGCTAG
- a CDS encoding SDR family NAD(P)-dependent oxidoreductase: MDPTGQIAIVTGAASGLGRGVAQALVARGAQVVGIDLPPRDGPAPDPVAGMALTLAGDVADAAQMEAAFDRIGQELGRATILVNCAGILGPARVFRIDRETGAVSPRAMEKFRRVIDVNLTGTFNTIRLFAAALSQDGPAAPDGPDRGVIVNTASVAAYEALSAQAAYGSSKAGVAAMTLPLARELARFGIRIVALAPGTFETGMMGDVPDHTRTRLIADVPFPTRFGRADEFARLALTCVENQMLNGSVLRIDGGVRMREPQEIPA, from the coding sequence ATGGATCCGACAGGACAGATCGCCATCGTGACCGGCGCGGCCTCCGGGCTGGGGCGCGGCGTGGCACAGGCGCTGGTGGCCCGCGGCGCGCAGGTGGTGGGCATCGACCTGCCGCCGCGCGACGGTCCCGCCCCCGATCCGGTGGCCGGGATGGCGCTGACGCTGGCGGGCGATGTCGCCGATGCCGCGCAGATGGAAGCGGCCTTCGACCGCATCGGCCAGGAGCTGGGCCGCGCCACGATCCTGGTGAATTGCGCCGGTATCCTGGGCCCCGCGCGCGTGTTCCGCATCGACCGGGAAACGGGCGCCGTCTCTCCGCGCGCGATGGAGAAGTTCCGCCGCGTGATCGACGTCAACCTGACCGGCACGTTCAACACCATCCGCCTGTTCGCCGCCGCCCTGTCGCAGGACGGCCCCGCCGCGCCCGATGGGCCGGACAGGGGGGTGATTGTCAACACCGCCTCCGTCGCCGCCTACGAAGCCCTGTCGGCACAGGCCGCCTATGGCAGTTCCAAGGCCGGGGTGGCGGCGATGACCCTGCCGCTGGCGCGGGAGCTGGCGCGGTTCGGCATTCGCATCGTGGCCCTGGCCCCCGGCACGTTCGAGACCGGGATGATGGGCGACGTGCCCGACCACACCCGCACCCGGCTGATCGCCGATGTTCCATTTCCCACCCGGTTCGGCCGGGCGGATGAATTCGCCCGGTTGGCACTGACCTGTGTCGAGAACCAGATGCTGAACGGATCCGTGCTGCGTATTGACGGCGGCGTGCGGATGCGCGAACCGCAGGAGATCCCCGCATGA
- a CDS encoding SDR family oxidoreductase: MNQQVEAGVPAPLAGRLAVVTGGASGLGLATARMLRDAGAGVVILDADGARAAAVAADLGIHALPLDVSDDPAAEACFDRIEATHGPVSILVCCAGVATPGPVTRRGAPMDLAEFRRVLDINLMGSLNCIRCAVPQMIRRGRAGPDGAEAGVIVLTSSIAASDGQMGQAAYAASKGGVAGMVLPLARELGDHAIRIAAIAPGVFRTPMTEGLPEKSRDVVFAALPPFPKRAGTAEDFADAARFVIGNAMINGETIRLDGGLRMPARL; encoded by the coding sequence ATGAACCAACAAGTCGAGGCAGGTGTGCCCGCCCCGCTCGCGGGGCGGCTGGCGGTGGTCACCGGCGGCGCTTCGGGGCTGGGACTGGCCACCGCACGGATGCTGCGCGACGCGGGCGCCGGGGTGGTGATTCTGGACGCGGACGGCGCCCGCGCCGCCGCCGTGGCCGCCGATCTGGGCATTCACGCCCTCCCGCTCGACGTGTCCGACGACCCCGCGGCAGAGGCCTGTTTCGACAGGATCGAGGCCACGCATGGCCCGGTGTCGATCCTGGTCTGCTGCGCTGGCGTGGCAACGCCCGGCCCGGTGACACGCCGCGGCGCACCGATGGATCTGGCCGAATTCCGGCGCGTACTGGACATCAACCTGATGGGCAGCCTGAACTGCATCCGCTGCGCCGTGCCGCAAATGATCCGCCGGGGCCGCGCCGGGCCGGACGGGGCCGAGGCCGGGGTGATCGTGCTGACATCCTCCATCGCGGCGAGCGACGGCCAGATGGGCCAGGCCGCCTATGCCGCGTCCAAGGGTGGCGTGGCGGGCATGGTGCTGCCGCTGGCGCGCGAGCTGGGCGACCACGCGATCCGTATCGCCGCCATCGCGCCGGGCGTCTTTCGCACCCCGATGACCGAAGGCCTGCCGGAAAAATCCCGCGATGTGGTCTTTGCCGCGCTGCCGCCCTTTCCCAAGCGGGCGGGAACGGCCGAAGATTTTGCCGATGCCGCGCGCTTTGTCATCGGGAACGCGATGATCAACGGCGAAACCATCCGGCTGGACGGCGGGCTGCGCATGCCCGCGCGGCTGTAA
- a CDS encoding acetyl-CoA acetyltransferase produces the protein MTQPIFILGGHQTDFAISAARRGEGLFDLMQHAVQGALADAQLDAGEIQSAHVGNFTGEMFAGQGQLGGMFAAIDPALYGRPAGRHEAACASGSIAMLAATAEIEAGRYDCVLVTGVELERNVSGKEAAQNLGAAMWVGTEGQEATYPWPYMFHRVAEEYDRRYGLKYDHLAEIARLNIENGRRNPNAQTRDWQYTAESFTADDDANPVIEGMIRRQDCAQITDGAAAVVLASESYARAWAEARGLSLDDLPRIAGWGHTTAHLRLQEKLDYSRDSAYIFPHVRDAIQGAFARAGIADVAQVDGIETHDCFSSTEYMAIDHFGITPPGESWRAVENGDIALGGRIPVNPGGGLIGGGHPVGATGVRMVLDAARQVTGRAGAYQVEGAHRFATLNLGGSATTIVTFVVEAGA, from the coding sequence ATGACACAGCCGATCTTCATTCTTGGCGGACATCAAACCGATTTCGCCATCTCTGCCGCCCGCCGGGGCGAGGGCCTGTTCGACCTGATGCAACACGCGGTCCAGGGCGCGCTGGCAGATGCGCAGCTGGACGCGGGGGAAATCCAGTCCGCCCATGTCGGCAATTTCACCGGCGAGATGTTCGCCGGCCAGGGCCAGCTGGGCGGCATGTTTGCCGCCATCGACCCCGCGCTTTACGGCCGTCCCGCCGGGCGTCACGAGGCCGCCTGCGCCTCCGGCTCCATCGCGATGCTGGCCGCCACGGCGGAGATCGAGGCGGGACGCTACGATTGCGTTCTCGTCACCGGGGTGGAACTGGAGCGGAACGTCTCCGGCAAGGAAGCGGCGCAGAACCTGGGCGCGGCGATGTGGGTCGGCACCGAGGGACAGGAGGCAACCTACCCCTGGCCCTACATGTTCCACCGCGTGGCCGAGGAATACGACCGCCGCTACGGGTTGAAATACGACCATCTGGCCGAAATCGCCCGGTTGAACATCGAGAACGGCCGCCGCAATCCCAACGCGCAGACCCGCGACTGGCAATACACGGCCGAAAGCTTCACCGCCGATGACGACGCCAATCCGGTGATCGAAGGGATGATCCGCCGCCAGGATTGCGCCCAGATCACCGATGGTGCGGCGGCGGTGGTGCTGGCCTCGGAATCCTATGCCCGCGCCTGGGCCGAGGCCCGTGGCCTGTCACTGGACGACCTGCCGCGCATCGCCGGCTGGGGCCACACCACCGCCCACCTGCGCCTTCAGGAGAAGTTGGATTACAGCCGTGACAGCGCCTACATCTTCCCGCATGTGCGCGACGCGATCCAGGGCGCCTTCGCCCGCGCGGGGATTGCCGATGTGGCACAGGTTGACGGGATCGAGACGCATGATTGCTTCTCCTCGACCGAGTACATGGCCATCGACCATTTCGGCATCACCCCTCCGGGCGAAAGCTGGCGGGCGGTTGAAAACGGCGACATCGCCCTGGGCGGCCGCATCCCGGTCAATCCCGGTGGCGGGCTGATCGGCGGCGGCCATCCGGTGGGCGCCACCGGCGTGCGCATGGTGCTGGACGCCGCGCGCCAGGTCACTGGCCGGGCCGGCGCCTACCAGGTGGAGGGCGCGCATCGCTTCGCCACTCTGAACCTGGGCGGCAGTGCTACGACCATCGTCACTTTCGTCGTCGAGGCAGGCGCCTGA
- a CDS encoding class I adenylate-forming enzyme family protein gives MTNPTAPQHRVLYGDRIVPCHADCPENLDRMLADIARAHGARPALQDGVRRLSYAELADRVAQEAAGLAAHGIAAGDRVAVFLGNRLEFVTTLFALWRLGAVAVPIGIRQAADELAFMLGQCGAVALMHERDLADRVPEAAAIPTVRLLIECADTREVPVLADRGAIAHADLAGAARQIAPSPAGDEDPACIMYTSGTTGRPKGAVLTHLGFWHTARNYRDRFGYTAEDRMLLVIPITHISGLLAGLTVMMNVGGLVVLERNFKAATTLDVLEREAITAAVLVPAMYNLLLLEPDLGARDLSAWRVGHFGGAAMAETSITQLAQTLPQLQLLNGFGSTETTSAVSLTEPARRHAHLDSVGTLLPCVDIRVLDEAGREVPPGENGELWIRSPGNASGYWDNPEATRKNFVAGYWRSGDIGSVDAERYLRVHDRIKDMINRGGFKVYCVELENVIHAFPGVVEVAAVGTPCPVLGERVHVFVHGTEPIDPEALRAHVRTQLADYKTPDFVTQTDDPLPRNLNGKLSKVPLRERARAEAETRTAPHNPKGRT, from the coding sequence ATGACAAACCCCACGGCCCCGCAACACCGCGTTCTTTACGGTGACCGGATCGTGCCCTGCCACGCCGATTGCCCGGAGAACCTGGACCGCATGCTGGCCGATATCGCCCGTGCCCACGGCGCCCGCCCTGCCCTTCAGGACGGGGTCCGCCGGCTCAGCTATGCGGAACTGGCCGACCGGGTGGCGCAGGAGGCCGCCGGGCTGGCGGCGCACGGGATCGCGGCGGGCGACCGGGTGGCGGTGTTCCTGGGCAACCGGTTGGAATTCGTCACGACCCTGTTTGCCCTGTGGCGGCTGGGCGCGGTGGCGGTGCCCATCGGCATCCGGCAGGCGGCGGATGAGCTGGCGTTCATGCTGGGCCAATGCGGCGCCGTGGCGCTGATGCATGAACGCGATCTTGCCGACCGCGTGCCCGAGGCCGCAGCCATCCCCACTGTCCGGCTGCTGATCGAATGCGCCGACACGCGGGAGGTGCCTGTACTGGCCGATCGCGGCGCCATTGCGCATGCGGATCTGGCAGGTGCGGCGCGGCAGATCGCCCCCTCCCCCGCCGGGGACGAAGATCCGGCCTGCATCATGTATACCTCCGGCACCACCGGCCGGCCCAAAGGCGCGGTGCTGACCCACCTGGGATTTTGGCACACGGCGCGGAATTATCGCGACCGCTTTGGCTATACGGCCGAGGACCGGATGCTGCTGGTCATTCCGATCACCCATATCTCCGGCCTGCTGGCGGGACTGACGGTGATGATGAATGTCGGCGGTCTGGTCGTTCTGGAACGCAATTTCAAGGCCGCGACCACCCTCGACGTTCTGGAACGGGAAGCGATCACCGCCGCCGTCCTGGTGCCCGCGATGTACAACCTCCTGCTGCTGGAACCGGATCTGGGCGCGCGCGACCTGTCCGCCTGGCGGGTGGGACATTTCGGCGGCGCGGCCATGGCCGAAACCTCGATCACCCAGCTGGCGCAGACATTGCCGCAACTGCAATTGCTGAACGGTTTCGGCAGCACCGAGACGACATCGGCGGTGTCCCTGACCGAACCGGCCCGGCGGCACGCACATCTGGACAGCGTCGGCACCCTGCTGCCTTGCGTCGACATCCGCGTACTGGACGAGGCGGGCCGCGAAGTCCCTCCCGGCGAAAACGGAGAGCTGTGGATCCGCAGCCCCGGCAATGCCTCGGGCTATTGGGACAACCCCGAAGCGACGCGCAAGAACTTCGTCGCGGGCTACTGGCGCAGCGGCGATATCGGATCGGTGGACGCAGAACGCTACTTGCGGGTGCATGACCGGATCAAGGACATGATCAATCGCGGTGGATTCAAGGTCTATTGCGTTGAGCTGGAAAACGTCATCCATGCCTTTCCCGGCGTGGTGGAGGTGGCCGCCGTCGGGACCCCCTGCCCCGTGCTGGGCGAACGGGTGCACGTCTTTGTCCACGGTACCGAACCGATCGACCCCGAGGCGCTGCGCGCCCATGTCCGGACGCAGCTGGCCGATTACAAGACCCCCGATTTCGTCACCCAGACCGACGATCCCCTGCCGCGCAACCTGAACGGCAAGCTGTCCAAGGTGCCCCTGCGCGAACGCGCGCGGGCCGAGGCAGAAACCCGCACCGCGCCGCACAATCCGAAAGGACGCACATGA
- a CDS encoding aminotransferase class III-fold pyridoxal phosphate-dependent enzyme — MPTTSQSLPNTKDGQLRARAAHVIPGGMWGHMRAAAVPEGYPQFFSGGNGARVRDADGREYIDFMCSWGPIILGHRHPQVEAAARACLDAGDCLDGPTEHAVTLAERLVALIPHADWALFQKNGSDAMTTCVTIARAGTGRRKILVARGAYHGAVPWSSPSVVGVTAEDRAHLIYYNYNDPDSLSAAVAEAGEDLAGVVVSAFRHDLATRQELPTPEFAHAARAHCDTADAALILDDVRAGFRLHLGGSWEGVGVRPDLAAYSKAIANGYPLAAVTGAERFRKAGGQIFVTGSFWYSGAPMAAAVAVLDVLERENGPAHLRAAGDRFAAGLTGSAARHGFDVALSGPPAIPLMQFADDPDARLGEALCQEALSRGVYLHHRHNMFLSLAHDDATIDTALAAIDDAFAALARRQDEVSA; from the coding sequence ATGCCCACCACCTCCCAATCCCTTCCCAACACCAAAGACGGCCAGCTGCGGGCCCGCGCCGCGCATGTGATCCCCGGCGGCATGTGGGGCCACATGCGCGCGGCGGCAGTCCCCGAGGGGTATCCCCAGTTCTTTTCCGGCGGGAACGGTGCCCGCGTGCGCGATGCGGACGGACGGGAATATATCGATTTCATGTGCTCCTGGGGGCCGATCATCCTGGGCCATCGCCATCCACAGGTGGAAGCCGCCGCCCGCGCCTGCCTGGATGCCGGCGATTGCCTGGACGGGCCGACCGAACATGCCGTCACGCTGGCCGAACGGCTGGTCGCGCTGATCCCCCATGCGGATTGGGCCCTGTTCCAGAAGAACGGATCGGACGCCATGACCACCTGCGTGACCATCGCCCGTGCGGGCACCGGGCGCCGCAAGATCCTGGTGGCCAGGGGCGCCTATCACGGTGCGGTGCCCTGGTCCTCCCCCTCCGTGGTGGGGGTCACGGCAGAGGATCGCGCCCACCTGATCTACTACAATTACAATGACCCTGACAGTCTGTCCGCCGCCGTGGCCGAGGCCGGGGAAGATCTGGCCGGGGTCGTCGTGTCGGCCTTTCGCCACGACCTGGCCACCCGGCAGGAATTGCCGACCCCCGAATTCGCGCATGCCGCACGGGCGCATTGCGACACCGCGGACGCGGCGCTGATCCTCGACGATGTGCGCGCCGGGTTCCGTCTGCACCTGGGCGGAAGCTGGGAAGGCGTCGGTGTGCGGCCCGACCTGGCGGCCTATTCCAAGGCGATCGCCAATGGCTATCCGCTGGCCGCCGTCACCGGAGCGGAGCGGTTCCGGAAGGCCGGCGGACAGATCTTTGTCACCGGCTCCTTCTGGTATTCCGGCGCGCCGATGGCCGCCGCCGTCGCCGTTCTGGACGTGCTGGAGCGTGAGAACGGACCCGCCCACCTGCGCGCGGCCGGCGACCGCTTTGCCGCCGGGCTGACCGGCAGCGCGGCGCGGCACGGCTTTGACGTTGCCCTGTCCGGCCCGCCGGCGATCCCGCTGATGCAATTCGCCGACGACCCCGACGCCCGGCTGGGCGAGGCGCTGTGCCAGGAGGCCCTGTCGCGCGGTGTCTACCTGCACCACCGGCACAACATGTTCCTGTCTCTGGCCCATGACGACGCCACCATCGACACCGCACTGGCCGCCATCGACGACGCCTTCGCCGCGCTGGCCCGACGCCAGGACGAGGTGTCCGCGTGA
- a CDS encoding four-carbon acid sugar kinase family protein, producing MTPAYGVISDDVTGALLVASYFEEAGHESPVFFDPERAAAETSEAPILVLAQRTRLVPVAEARAAIATALDALVGRGCRTVAYKACASFDSTPEGNIGLAADMLADRLDQKPLLISAGFPEFRCTVHQGHLFYQGAPVHTSVKRFDPVTPMPDPDLVRFLSLQTRTPLGLVSHLDLLAGEGPARQALAAQVAAGHRHVLLDCSDDADVAMSVRLAADSRAIVASDPLVVSLGLARAAGRAGTAPPPRHAQGPAAVLGGSVGPVAEAQLDAFAAEHPVLRLPLSDPAPEAAQIARALDWATPRIGTPLAITTCTDTGGVQAAQALHGRMGAARRAERLLAGIATGLRARGIRRLVVAGGETSGAVMAALGVDRVRAMARGPLGGGFCVTQEADPMSFFLKSGKLGSRDVLLRALEEMEQGAAS from the coding sequence GTGACCCCGGCCTACGGGGTCATTTCCGACGACGTGACCGGTGCGCTGCTGGTCGCCAGCTATTTCGAGGAAGCGGGCCATGAATCGCCGGTCTTTTTCGACCCGGAGCGCGCCGCCGCCGAAACCTCGGAGGCACCGATCCTGGTGCTGGCGCAGCGCACCCGCCTGGTGCCCGTGGCCGAGGCCCGCGCCGCCATTGCAACCGCACTGGATGCGCTGGTGGGACGCGGCTGCCGCACCGTGGCCTACAAGGCTTGCGCCAGTTTCGATTCAACGCCGGAGGGCAATATCGGGCTGGCCGCCGACATGCTGGCCGACCGGCTGGACCAGAAGCCGCTGCTGATCAGTGCCGGTTTCCCCGAATTCCGCTGCACCGTGCACCAGGGCCACCTGTTCTACCAGGGGGCACCGGTGCATACCTCGGTCAAGCGGTTCGACCCGGTCACCCCGATGCCCGACCCCGACCTGGTGCGGTTCCTGTCGTTGCAGACGCGCACGCCACTGGGTCTTGTCTCCCACCTGGATCTGCTGGCGGGCGAAGGGCCGGCCCGTCAGGCGCTGGCCGCACAGGTCGCCGCCGGACACCGCCATGTGCTGCTGGATTGCAGCGACGATGCCGATGTCGCGATGAGCGTCCGGCTGGCCGCCGACAGCCGCGCTATCGTTGCCAGCGATCCGCTGGTCGTGTCGCTGGGATTGGCACGGGCCGCCGGTCGGGCGGGCACCGCCCCGCCACCGCGCCACGCGCAGGGCCCGGCCGCCGTTCTGGGCGGCAGCGTCGGGCCGGTGGCGGAGGCGCAGCTGGACGCCTTTGCCGCCGAACACCCCGTGTTGCGCCTGCCGCTGAGCGATCCCGCGCCGGAGGCCGCCCAGATCGCCCGCGCGCTGGACTGGGCCACGCCGCGGATCGGCACCCCCCTTGCCATCACCACCTGTACCGACACCGGCGGCGTTCAGGCGGCGCAGGCCCTGCACGGGCGGATGGGCGCCGCACGGCGGGCCGAACGGCTGCTGGCCGGAATCGCCACCGGCCTCAGGGCGCGGGGTATCCGGCGCCTTGTCGTCGCGGGCGGCGAGACCTCGGGCGCCGTCATGGCCGCCCTGGGCGTCGACCGGGTCAGGGCGATGGCGCGCGGACCGCTGGGCGGCGGATTCTGCGTGACCCAGGAAGCTGACCCGATGTCGTTTTTCCTGAAATCCGGCAAGCTGGGCAGCCGCGACGTGCTGCTGCGTGCCCTCGAAGAAATGGAACAGGGAGCCGCGTCATGA
- a CDS encoding TetR/AcrR family transcriptional regulator — protein sequence MTTSRDMAAELTLNRPMRRRGIERFNRLLDVTETLMAENADEDISLARIAEAAEVSIASVYYFFPNRNSVFVALALRFNDEIYQRAILPPRDPEPQSWQELLETKHKAAAEFQNSRPAALRLFLGAGVSVAIRNADFTGNARIARSRARMLEAYFDLQPTPDLARWLEVSAAAMDGVWSLSYGRHGKITEEYRREGTACAVTYLRRFLPEFLPRKPLTEEALARIDVSADPTG from the coding sequence TTGACCACTTCACGCGACATGGCCGCCGAGCTGACCCTGAACCGCCCGATGCGCCGCAGGGGGATCGAGCGGTTCAACAGGTTGCTGGACGTGACCGAAACCCTGATGGCGGAAAACGCGGACGAGGACATCAGCCTGGCCCGCATCGCGGAGGCGGCGGAAGTGTCCATCGCCTCGGTCTATTATTTCTTTCCGAACCGGAATTCCGTCTTTGTCGCGCTGGCATTGCGGTTCAACGACGAGATCTACCAGCGCGCCATCCTGCCGCCGCGCGATCCGGAACCGCAAAGCTGGCAGGAGCTTCTGGAAACCAAGCACAAGGCGGCGGCGGAGTTCCAGAACAGCCGGCCCGCCGCCCTGCGCCTGTTCCTGGGGGCGGGGGTGTCGGTCGCGATACGCAATGCCGATTTCACCGGCAACGCCCGGATCGCACGCAGCCGGGCGCGGATGCTGGAAGCCTATTTCGATCTCCAGCCCACCCCGGACCTGGCCCGATGGCTGGAGGTGTCGGCGGCGGCGATGGACGGCGTCTGGTCTCTGTCCTATGGCCGTCACGGCAAGATAACCGAGGAATACCGCAGGGAGGGCACCGCCTGCGCGGTCACCTACCTGCGCCGGTTCCTGCCGGAGTTCCTGCCGCGCAAGCCTCTGACCGAAGAGGCTTTGGCCCGGATCGACGTCAGCGCCGACCCGACGGGCTGA
- a CDS encoding TRAP transporter small permease subunit, producing MVRLITYLNTLLGKAVSFAILIGMVIIVYEVVMRYAFNAPTIWVQGYTQRIFGAYFVLLGAYTLIHRGHVRVDLLLNDRFPRWRAFLDVVNYAVLLLWTGALSYQAWSYLEMSWMFAERDDSALGHPIWPVKLALFIGVVMIALQGLAELADALRRMWRPQSDETPTGDPAA from the coding sequence ATGGTGCGACTGATCACCTATCTGAACACGTTGCTGGGCAAGGCCGTCAGCTTTGCCATCCTGATCGGCATGGTCATCATCGTCTACGAGGTGGTCATGCGATATGCCTTCAACGCGCCGACCATCTGGGTGCAGGGCTACACCCAGCGGATCTTTGGCGCCTATTTCGTGCTGCTGGGCGCCTATACCCTGATCCATCGCGGCCACGTCCGGGTCGATCTGCTGCTGAACGACCGCTTCCCCCGTTGGCGGGCCTTTCTCGACGTGGTCAATTATGCCGTCCTGCTGCTGTGGACCGGCGCGCTGAGCTATCAGGCCTGGTCCTACCTGGAGATGTCGTGGATGTTCGCGGAACGCGACGACAGCGCCCTGGGCCATCCGATCTGGCCGGTGAAACTGGCTTTGTTCATCGGTGTCGTGATGATCGCCCTTCAGGGCCTGGCCGAGCTGGCGGATGCGCTGCGCCGGATGTGGCGCCCGCAATCTGACGAAACCCCGACCGGAGATCCCGCCGCATGA
- the dctP gene encoding TRAP transporter substrate-binding protein DctP: MTQTKKTLTRRNVLSGAPVLAGAAVLAAPATIASAQSVTTWRMQTHFPTGTWYYDAIFQDFANRVTTATNGELVIETHAPGSIVSTGDSLMASAQGALDGAFTFPAYWVGQIPAAGHLNGNLATFSNNTEMEYFMYEMGALDIIREAYAERGIHQVGPIGAGGVTLFGKRPVRTAEDFQGYKIRTTGTAARVLEKMGANPVSVAGGELYQALQTGIVDAAHWGSVSGGMSMNFQEVTDYIVQPDLVSPTNLEVFVNANKWSRLGEDHKQVVTDAVRATTGIYSARIMQADLNGVDTFVNEAGGEISMMEDAVLEQMRHKSLEVVDEISEQDPKYSGRIGALLHDFMRQTGKV; encoded by the coding sequence ATGACCCAGACCAAGAAGACCCTCACCCGCCGCAACGTATTGTCCGGCGCACCCGTGCTGGCCGGCGCCGCCGTGCTGGCCGCGCCCGCGACCATTGCATCGGCGCAATCGGTGACCACCTGGCGGATGCAGACGCATTTTCCCACCGGCACCTGGTATTACGACGCGATCTTTCAGGATTTCGCCAACCGCGTGACCACCGCGACCAATGGCGAACTGGTGATCGAGACCCATGCCCCCGGTTCCATCGTCTCGACCGGGGATTCGCTGATGGCGTCGGCGCAGGGCGCGCTTGACGGGGCGTTCACCTTCCCGGCCTACTGGGTCGGCCAGATCCCCGCTGCGGGCCATCTGAACGGCAACCTGGCGACCTTCTCCAACAATACGGAGATGGAATATTTCATGTACGAGATGGGCGCGCTGGACATCATCCGCGAAGCCTATGCCGAACGCGGCATCCACCAGGTCGGCCCGATCGGCGCCGGCGGCGTGACCCTGTTCGGCAAGCGCCCGGTGCGCACGGCCGAGGATTTCCAGGGCTACAAGATCCGCACCACCGGCACCGCCGCGCGCGTGCTGGAGAAGATGGGCGCCAACCCCGTCTCCGTCGCGGGCGGGGAACTCTATCAGGCGCTTCAGACCGGGATCGTGGACGCGGCCCATTGGGGCAGCGTCTCCGGCGGGATGAGCATGAATTTCCAGGAAGTGACGGATTACATCGTCCAGCCCGATCTGGTCAGCCCCACCAACCTCGAAGTGTTCGTCAACGCGAACAAATGGAGCCGCCTGGGTGAGGATCACAAGCAGGTCGTCACCGATGCCGTGCGCGCCACCACCGGCATCTATTCCGCGCGGATCATGCAGGCCGATCTGAACGGCGTGGACACTTTCGTCAACGAGGCGGGCGGTGAGATCTCCATGATGGAGGATGCGGTTCTGGAGCAGATGCGCCACAAGTCGCTGGAAGTCGTGGACGAGATTTCGGAACAGGATCCGAAATACAGCGGTCGCATCGGCGCCCTGCTGCATGATTTCATGCGCCAGACCGGCAAGGTCTGA